The Festucalex cinctus isolate MCC-2025b chromosome 6, RoL_Fcin_1.0, whole genome shotgun sequence genomic sequence GGATCCTCTGTAGAAGCATTTtcaactttacttttttttatttttatttttttaaacacactgcTATTTATTCTGAACACAACTGTAACTTCTGCTATGACCTGCCATTTTATAAATACAATTTCATTGTACAAATTAAATGGGATTTCATGGAATTTTAGAGTGCTGGTGCACTATATTTTCTGTTGTTCCATTGTTAAAACCAGGCTAACTGGTTCTCCTTCACCTCTCCGGTGCTAAGCCAAAACGTTTCCTGATTCTGGCGTGGGAACACTATCGATCTTCCCTTCACACTCAAGTGTCTGATTATTGCTTGTACTGTGTGGTGCGGCAAGGTAATGAGGTCCAAGTTGTGCGGTGACTGCAGAAACCAACGGAGGTGATTTGCATATTTTAAGGCCTTTGTCTGCGTGTTATTGCCATGTGGAGATGACACACAGCTTTTTGTTGCGTTATTGTTTGACGCACAAAAtacagacagacacacacaaacactcccAAATCCTGATTAACAAGTTAAAGCTATCCATCTCACTGCAGAAATCCCCCAATGATCTCTGTGAGCTTGCAGTTATACTGGCTAAGGGGCTGGTTGGCTAGCTGAATGACTGGTTGACTTTGTTGTGGTTGACTTGGTTGGATATTTTGATTGGTTAGTTGATCGCTTGTATTgagtggttggttggttggttggttggttgttttgagttttggccGGGTGACGTGAGGTCAGGGAGGGAGAGCTGTTCGGAAGGCTTGTGTGGCATTCATAGGGTGCCTTTTTGGACTGCTCTGACATGGGTGGCGGGTACACACAGTCAAGGTGATGGTGGTCTGGAGGTGAGAGGGGCAGGGCGGATGGGTCGAAGTAGCTGGATCGTCTGGCCACGGGGATTCTAGCAGTGGTGTGGCTGCAGTCTGTGGGAATGTGGGGCCGTGTAGCTGGTGTCGCTGGAGCTGCTCTGGAGGCTGTAgtggtcctcctcctcctcctcttcttcatcctccacctcctcttcctcggGGTCGCTGATGCTCCCCACGCTGTCGACCTCGACAGGTGTGAACTCCATGCCCTCGATGTCCACctctgcacacacaaaaacccaAAGAGAGCAAACTCTTTAATTCCATCTTGGGACGACTTGTGAATTAATCATTGtacatgtcaagtcaagtcaagtcaagtcaagtcaagataagataagtttatttatatagagctTTCATACAGCCTGAGCTGTAACAAAGcgctttgggtcaaatgaataacctacAACCCAACCCAATTTTTTGGGATTGTTTTgcgagttattaatttaattcgaCCCAGCTTTTTGGGTTAGATAACTCAAAAGTTGGGTCTGTCCattcttgacccaatttgggtcatttttgacccagctgttttctggcaaccagttcaggatgtaccccgtctactgcctgaagacagctgggataggctccagcacgcctgCCACCCTCGTGAAGATaagcggctcagaaaatggaGGGATTGAAGtatgcatggattttttttacaatgtcttTATTGATTGTGTAGGTCTACCCACAGGAAGCATGTGTTCAGTTCCCACTCATTGATGACATAAATGTCAGTATGAATGGTTTTCTGTCTATGTACCTTCTGATTGATTCACACCCAGTCCAGTGTatagtagaaaatggatggatgtttattattgtgcgcTGCTACTGTAAAACTGGAATTTCCCCATTGCGTGATTGACAAGGCTTATGTTATTCTACGTGCCATTCGGCAAGCCGTCCAACGGTCAGATATCTCCGCTGATTGAAGCATGCTGTTAATGTATCCTAGGTCAGCGTACCTTGCTCAGAGTCGGTGGAGATGGTGGAGCCCATGCTGTCAGTGCGGATACGCTCCACAGATCCAGACACAGAGAGCTGCTCGAGGCGGCGTTTGAGGTAGCGGTGCTCTCTCTGCAGCTGCTCCTTCATGTTTAAAGCCTTCCGGTCCTGCTCTTCCAGCTtctgcacatacacacacacacacacgcacacacacaaaggccacaaaatcaataaatgttGGATCCAAGCGAAACATAAATTTGCATCAGAAATTTCATGGAGATAGTTTACTCATTTCATACATGTGAAAGAAAGGTAGCGGCAACACAACAGATACTCGTTTCATATGAAAAGATTGTTGCCAGGCAAGTAGTCCCACTCATTCCACAAATCAAGCTTTCAGTTTAAGATAGCCACCGATAATGTAAGAATTACTCATACTATTTTTataacaatttttcaaaacgtATAACCAAAACTGAAACTTGATCAAACCAGTTTTATTTTCACGTCAACCAGGTTGTTACAAAATAATGTATGTAACAAATGCATTTCAACATTCAAGAAGGAAGTGGCCAAATGACCaagcatacaaaaaataaatacactatgCTTTGCCTCAGCGTAtttgaatattgtttttttttggtggtggatTAAAGGAAGTTTCACACTGAAAAGGGCCTTTTCAGGTCAGACGACACAACGACAATAATCAGCGTACAATGTTTACACAGAGACAGCATGCACAATAAACAGGAAATGAAGAGTTAAAACTGGATTTTCTACCGACCACATGGCACTGCTGCTTCTGCTGTAGGTAAACAGAGCAAACGTTTGTACTTCAGCTTTGCTTTTGAGCAGACATCTGAAGACGTTTGGCCAAAAATGACTGGAACTCCTCTGTTTGAAGTCTTACAACCTTGACTTAAgttccagctgaagaaaaacaagCTCAAAGCAACATGCTTCACCGTAGGCATGGTGTTTGTATTGTGTATATATCTTTTGGAAGAGTTAATTTTCATATAATCAGACCGTAAAACATTTCTGCAAAAACATGACACATCCCCAGAAGATTGCCATACCTACGATATTAGAGGGAATTAAGCCGTAATCCCAACCCAGTCTTTGCAACTCATTTGTTAAGGGTCCTTTTAATACCTTGATGTGCATCTTGGCCCTTTTCAGCAAGCTCAGCGTGGTGTGTCTGGTACTGTCTGGACCCAAAGGCACCAGCTTCTTCAGCTGCTCCAAGTACAGCCGTAGTTTGGCGCGTCTGCAAGCACACAAGTGGAGGGTGAGTGAGTAACTATCGAAAAGCAGTAAATTGTGAGACGCTGTGACTTTGAAGGGCCTTTGCGAATACTTCTGTTACAAGACTCACTGTTTTtgtcttgggggaaaaaaaacattcatggaGCAAGACAGACTCGTTACTACACGATCAGGAATGGTTCCCTGCGGATTTGCATGCTTGTCCTTGAACCACATGAAATGACACCTGCGCTTCTCGATCTGTTACTTTGGTCAGAATCAGTTGATGTTTGTAAACCTGATTGATATACCCcctgatttattttgttttctacaTAAACCAAAAAGTGTCTTAATAATCTATTGGGCAGCTCTCTCTTCTCTTATTGGTCAAGAACAGTCGTAAGGATGTAAACAATGGCTTGGTGTAAAGTAAGTCAACAGTATGATCAGTGTATACATCATTCACCATTCACTATCATTAGGTTATTTACGTTCATTTGGAGTGTTTTCTCTCCACAACCATAGCGATCAAATATTAGACTTAATCATTGGCTTCGTACTTGACTAAAGCAACCACACCGAGCAGGACACAAACTtgatttaaataaacaaaaagggTGCAAATGGGAATGGAAACCACACCACGGGTTCAGGGTCTGCCTTGCTAAACAGCTAAAGGCTCAAGCTGGCTACCCAGTCGTAGTCTCCTGGCGAGTCTGCATGCAGAAACCTGGAGCAAATGTCATTGTGGACCAAAACGACAGCCATGGGAAGTTCCCCATCTTACTCGAGAGACAAATTGCGGCCTCAGAAAACCTTGCGTtccagccaagtctccccatgcCAAGCTAACGTCTCTGAACCCACAAGCAAACATGTCTGTAGATGCACATGTGCAGGTTTAATTCCATGAGAGTGGCGAAAAAAGCAACGGCACACGAACAGACTTAGCTTTGGATGTTTTGTATTATCCAAAGGGCTgcttttattcaccaaaaaatATCCGCGGATTACCTCCCAGTCTGTCCTTGGTCCATTCAAATTTGTTCATGAGGGCCTTTCAATCCTCCATTAGTCAAGCTTGTCCATGAACCATTTCTTTGTTCTGAGCAaaccttcccccccccccaagtccCTCGTTCCTTTGGCTAACTCCATCTGAACGGTAAACAAACCCCAACAATGGAAGGTCTCCACTGAGCAATGCTGCAACTACAATAAACCTAATCAGGGAGATGAAGCTCTGTAAGAGGGGCTACgtttggacgagcactcactcttGACACAAGCACAGTCTTTTCCCTGTTTCGTCTTCAGGAAGGGCGTCGCCGGTGTGTTGTACACAAATAAGACCTCAGTCTGTCTCATTTTGAGGTCAGCCAAATACCTAATACATCGTAAGTCCAatccaattaaaaaatacaataaatacttGTTGAAAGTCATTTATACAGTCTTTACCTCTCTACAGGTGCATTTTGCAGTCCCTAGAAAGGGCGTGTGAAAGTTCTCTAGttcttttatttcttcttctcccAAGGGGCAGTCGCAATCCCCCCTTCATCCGGAGactcaccccccacccccaaacccTTTGCTCCACTCTGCCAACAGCAACACACCCTCGTCCCATCGGAAAACAAGTATCTTCTGAGGACATGGGCGGGGGGGCTCCACCTCCAACCTGCCCCAGTCACAGCCACATGAAGCACTTGGACCTTGGCCAGGGGAAGCAGGCAGGAAAGAGCTGGGGGTCTGCAGCACGGAGGAGCGAGCGGGGGGTTATTGGTGTTTTTCTGGAAGGGAGCGGGGTCCGAGCGAGTGGATGACTTTCTCTCCGTTTGAAAAAAGGGCTCTTTGAGCGCAGTGTGCTCAGCTgcaccaggcagcgctccataCACATCATCCAAAGGGTAACTTGAGCCAATGGGCAAGATTCTTGCACCCCACTTCCCCCTTCTGCCTCTCttgtaatgaaaaacaaaaacaaggcgtTGCCTTGAAGATTCTGCCTGACTACCCGCTTCTCCCCACCTAACAAAATGGGCATTTTTTGATCACTTACTCACAACACCTAGCCTGTATACCAACCGCATAATTTACCTGGCATGTAACAACTGGTAAGGTGTACAGATGCACCCCTTCCATTATTTTGAACCACAGATCAGCAATTGGCTGCTACATTTCCTTGATACACTGCAtgattaacattttttaatggGATGGGAGGATCGCTTCTCTTGTTTGGAACACCTGTTTTCATGCCAATGTCGCACTGAGCAGATTAATGTTGTGATGGTGGAGGTCAGCATGGAATTAGACATTATGgtgactctcttttttttttttttttaagtattgaaTCAATAGTGCCTCTGCTGGTTGCAGTAGTGGTGTGCACAGAGGGCTTTCAAAACCTTCGCTGGTCTAAAAATTATCAAAAGCACTGACCTGCACTTACATAAAATGTTACCAATTTATTTCCAACAGTTTTTGTCTTCATTTCATAGTGTGTGTCTTGGTTGCATAACTTCCATAACTTTACAGTGGTTTGTGTAtgtgcgttttttgtttgtttgtttgtttgtttttttcactctcTAATCAAAtagctaacctggcaatagccagatggatatgttacatatctccacagtaattttgtcgggaaaaggcgggacattctgtataataattcgagctgattggacaatgcgaccttctacacgtttgttttaagcaatcacggccacgggttaAAAGTTCACGTTCATTCTTGTCGAAgcgggaaaagcacgaacatcttaccaggtagaaatgcacgaagcgcccctctttgttcaacattcaacaaggaaacggtgagcaattctgcgagaacacaaTTAATTGAAGCgttcattcgtccatgttagtttgtttgttagctccgacGTTGGCGCTTGTTTtactggttttgtcacagttgcatatcccgcccccaaacacaatgtcgctctgtgattggtccaaaccaccaATGAATGGCGGTTATCTGCGGcagcagtacaagatgtattctccggagtttgtgatctcacaaataccgcgagaattcatcttgcgagagcaaggttatcaAATAGCAGCTTCTGTTGCTAGATCAATGTAAACTTCCCAAGGCCTTCAGCTTCAGGATTGCTGATTCAGTGTTAACGTTGCCAAACAGACACAATTGAAATAtcaggttatttatttatttatttatttatttatttatttattttttcagcaaAGCTCAAACAACCAGATTTCATTTTCAATACAGCAAGCCAGATGGGTTCGGTCGGTTGACGTCAGCATTTTTCTATTCCCTGATTGGTTTAGACTAGAGCTACTCGAGTGGGATAAAGCCGGTGAGAAAGGGACATGTTTTTGGATTTTGTCATGTTATTAGATAAATAATGATTGTGAATTGTTAGAATGCAGTGAAGAAATCTCGAATGTCGTGTTGGAAGATAAACAGTTATACTGTTTTGGTCTAATGTTACACAATCTAAACCCTTCTTCAAGACAATAATAAACTACATTTATATTAAAATGCTGAATGGAAGCATTGAAATGATAGCCTGACAAGACAAGGTTGACAAGCCCATTTGGGTTAGAATTTGTTTACCCTCCACAAACAGTTGTGGAATAATTACCTGTCGTCATAACAAGCCCCATTATGGGCAGCAGTGTTTCACTCTGGCTGCTGTAAAAACATACACTTAATTGCACATCTGCTTCATTCGTACTATTGAGGTGTTCTTGTGACAGATCTCTCCACGATGGATGTCTATGGGGTTACTGTTACAGACGTGTGCTTTTATCTAGCCTGTGTGATTACAAAAGGGGTAAGCATTGAAGAATGCCCCAAGAGAGCCATCTTCTTCTCAACAATCTCAGGCTCATTGCTGTTCTGCAGCTTTAAATAATATCACACGATCCTCATCAGCAGATCTGGCCAAGCCGTCATGGTAATATGATTGCTCCCTCTAAAAAAAGAGACTGCAAAATCGACCAACAACAACAGTCTGAATGCTCATTCATAATGGAAAATGAACTTGAACTAGAGTTGAACTATTTAGGGGAAAGGTTTAGGGTTTTGAGGTTTTTAACCTTCACATTTGACTTAACTCTGTAAAACAGACGACTCTAGTTACACTAGCGTCCAACTATTAGATGGTGTACCTTAAGGCGCCAAGTAAACGTTTCTCAAAGATGTCTTACCTTACAACCAAGTAGTAGCTTTGAGCCTCACATTGCACTCTTGTTTTAATATTGACATTCTGTATCCAGACTTGCAACAAGTCTGGGCAAGACCTCCATCAAGCACTACATGTTTTGTTTGCTGTTATTGTGACTGTGTCGAAGAAAAGGTTGCAATGCGCCTGATGTGCATCTCTCAGACAGGACCTGGTCAAAGCTGGTGGGGCGTCCCTGACAACTCGTAAGCATGTGCTTACCCACTGAAGAGACACACTCACTAGTATTTTCTCCAGAGTCCACAGCTCATTCGAAGGGGGACGAGAGTCTGcctcacccccccacccccaccccctgcctcACTCACTTTTTGTTATTCCCAAGTCAAGCCCTGGTCACGCTATGTTTATCAGATGGCCCCAAACAGCCGTGCAAAGTGTGGCACCACAATGTTGTGTAGATGAAGGCGAGCGGACAGATTGCACCGTCTGGTATGCATGGTTATGAATCGCATCACATTTTCCAATTTGTCTGGCTGCAGAAGTGGATGCTCTTTGATTCTGAAGTCGTAAATACTGTCACAGACAAAAGGGTGTTTACAAGAGCCTAAAGAAAATGGATAAGAACTGTGTCTTTTTGGTTATTTGTTTACTTGAATGAATGCAGCATTTGAAAATGACTCGTCTCCCAGTGTGGAAGTTTTTGAAAATGATAGCCTTACAGTCTCGGTCTAAATCCTCCGTGTCCATTACTTAATTGCCAACTACTGGCCCGGCATTCATCTTACAGCATTTCCAGTTGTTTTTGCAAATCTTCAAAACTTGTTCCAAAACCAAGATAACGAAATACGAACACGATTGAAATGATCTTTGACAACTGTGCTAGAACGAGCATTGCCtcaactgcaaaacaaaaatcaagacAGATTTGGCTTAAGTCTGCAATTGAATTTGAAGGGGAAATCACGTCTGCGGGGAAGCAACCACCTGACTGTTCTCACATGCAGAGTACCACGGGATGATTTGTGTCTGATCTCTGGCCTTCCTCATCCCTCCGCCCACCACCTCCCTCCATGAGAGGCTGTGCCAAAACAAAGCTAAAGCAGAGAGCGGAaaaggaactttaaaaaaaaactgctgaaaCTGGAGCAAGCTATTTAAACTGCTGACTTGCGCTCCAAGGTTACGCGGGTACGGATCGGTCCATTCTCACAGATTCACTCAAGCCTTGGTCGGCGAACAACAATGGCTATTTTAAGTCAACGGTAACGGCTGTGTTTGAGCGAGCTGCACCAGAGACGTGAACATGCCCAGTTTGACACAACAACTCTTTCGAGCAGGGACTTATGAGTGCACAAAGGGGCGCAGGTTATGAGAAGGACAGCCAGTGCAAACAACAGAACCTCAACCCTCACTCGCTGCGCTGCTTAATGAGGCTGCTGCGGCCCAGCAAATTCCTCAGCACATATGCACAGGAATGAGTGGCTTGACTGGCACACAGCCAATCTTACTAAATGAAGGTCAACAGTCATC encodes the following:
- the mxd4 gene encoding max dimerization protein 4, giving the protein MELNSLLILLEAAEYLERRDREAEHGYASVLPYSSDFSGKKTKTSTINRKSPNNRSSHNELEKHRRAKLRLYLEQLKKLVPLGPDSTRHTTLSLLKRAKMHIKKLEEQDRKALNMKEQLQREHRYLKRRLEQLSVSGSVERIRTDSMGSTISTDSEQEVDIEGMEFTPVEVDSVGSISDPEEEEVEDEEEEEEEDHYSLQSSSSDTSYTAPHSHRLQPHHC